The following coding sequences are from one Gossypium raimondii isolate GPD5lz chromosome 4, ASM2569854v1, whole genome shotgun sequence window:
- the LOC105767416 gene encoding uncharacterized protein LOC105767416, which translates to METTEQIKEEKNAPVVIRAVGRDEEGRKKVEKAEVPSRNMGTIKYVEKKLQDKGVQRMDRHPASGIGIGRPPPKSGRGGKYTWEGPDDMMENELSPVPAAIDEKDPNYVDEEEEGRILRGEKSDVSGFVVGEVEVTKTAQDRDGVARVEVDAHLMPN; encoded by the coding sequence ATGGAAACTACCGAGCAGATAAAGGAAGAGAAGAATGCCCCCGTGGTGATCCGAGCAGTTGGTCGAGACGAAGAGGGTAGAAAGAAGGTTGAGAAGGCGGAAGTGCCGTCTCGGAACATGGGCACCATCAAGTACGTTGAAAAGAAGTTACAGGACAAAGGGGTGCAACGTATGGACCGACATCCGGCTAGTGGGATTGGGATTGGTCGGCCGCCGCCCAAATCGGGACGTGGAGGGAAGTACACGTGGGAAGGACCTGATGACATGATGGAGAACGAGCTGTCACCGGTGCCTGCAGCCATCGATGAGAAGGATCCTAACTACGTGGATGAGGAAGAAGAAGGGAGGATTTTGAGGGGTGAAAAGAGCGACGTGAGTGGGTTTGTGGTGGGGGAAGTGGAAGTGACTAAAACAGCTCAGGACCGTGATGGGGTAGCTCGAGTTGAGGTTGACGCTCACTTGATGCCTAATTAA